From a single Canis aureus isolate CA01 chromosome 5, VMU_Caureus_v.1.0, whole genome shotgun sequence genomic region:
- the AGTRAP gene encoding type-1 angiotensin II receptor-associated protein isoform X3, whose amino-acid sequence MELPSMILLVHWLLTVWGCITFSGPYPWANFTVLAVGVWAVAQRDSIDAISLFLGGLAATVFLDIVHLSVFYQRTGFSDTQRFGAGMAILSLLLKPLSCCFVYHMYRERGGEHLLYTGFLGPSQERSDYQTIESPEVPADPFVGSEGRGHSPQGY is encoded by the exons ATGGAGCTGCCGTCG ATGATCCTGCTGGTTCACTGGCTGCTGACCGTCTG GGGCTGCATCACGTTCTCGGGGCCCTATCCCTGGGCCAACTTCACCGTCCTGGCCGTGGGCGTGTGGGCCGTGGCTCAGCGGGACTCCATCGATGCCATAAGCCTG TTTCTGGGCGGCTTGGCGGCCACCGTCTTCCTGGACATCGTCCACCTCAGCGTCTTCTACCAGCGGACGGGCTTCTCGGACACGCAGCGCTTCGGCGCGGGCATGGCCATCCTCAGCCTGCTGCTCAAGCCCCTGTCCTGCTGCTTCGTCTACCACATGTACCGGGAGCGCGGcggtgagcacctgctgtatacgG GTTTCCTTGGGCCGTCACAGGAGCGCAGTGACTACCAGACGATTGAGTCACCAGAGGTGCCCGCGGACCCCTTTGTAGGCTCAGAGGGCAGGGGCCACTCCCCGCAAGGATACTGA
- the AGTRAP gene encoding type-1 angiotensin II receptor-associated protein isoform X4: MELPSVNLKMILLVHWLLTVWGCITFSGPYPWANFTVLAVGVWAVAQRDSIDAISLFLGGLAATVFLDIVHLSVFYQRTGFSDTQRFGAGMAILSLLLKPLSCCFVYHMYRERGGFLGPSQERSDYQTIESPEVPADPFVGSEGRGHSPQGY, from the exons ATGGAGCTGCCGTCGGTGAACCTCAAG ATGATCCTGCTGGTTCACTGGCTGCTGACCGTCTG GGGCTGCATCACGTTCTCGGGGCCCTATCCCTGGGCCAACTTCACCGTCCTGGCCGTGGGCGTGTGGGCCGTGGCTCAGCGGGACTCCATCGATGCCATAAGCCTG TTTCTGGGCGGCTTGGCGGCCACCGTCTTCCTGGACATCGTCCACCTCAGCGTCTTCTACCAGCGGACGGGCTTCTCGGACACGCAGCGCTTCGGCGCGGGCATGGCCATCCTCAGCCTGCTGCTCAAGCCCCTGTCCTGCTGCTTCGTCTACCACATGTACCGGGAGCGCGGcg GTTTCCTTGGGCCGTCACAGGAGCGCAGTGACTACCAGACGATTGAGTCACCAGAGGTGCCCGCGGACCCCTTTGTAGGCTCAGAGGGCAGGGGCCACTCCCCGCAAGGATACTGA
- the AGTRAP gene encoding type-1 angiotensin II receptor-associated protein isoform X1 has product MELPSVNLKMILLVHWLLTVWGCITFSGPYPWANFTVLAVGVWAVAQRDSIDAISLFLGGLAATVFLDIVHLSVFYQRTGFSDTQRFGAGMAILSLLLKPLSCCFVYHMYRERGGEHLLYTGFLGPSQERSDYQTIESPEVPADPFVGSEGRGHSPQGY; this is encoded by the exons ATGGAGCTGCCGTCGGTGAACCTCAAG ATGATCCTGCTGGTTCACTGGCTGCTGACCGTCTG GGGCTGCATCACGTTCTCGGGGCCCTATCCCTGGGCCAACTTCACCGTCCTGGCCGTGGGCGTGTGGGCCGTGGCTCAGCGGGACTCCATCGATGCCATAAGCCTG TTTCTGGGCGGCTTGGCGGCCACCGTCTTCCTGGACATCGTCCACCTCAGCGTCTTCTACCAGCGGACGGGCTTCTCGGACACGCAGCGCTTCGGCGCGGGCATGGCCATCCTCAGCCTGCTGCTCAAGCCCCTGTCCTGCTGCTTCGTCTACCACATGTACCGGGAGCGCGGcggtgagcacctgctgtatacgG GTTTCCTTGGGCCGTCACAGGAGCGCAGTGACTACCAGACGATTGAGTCACCAGAGGTGCCCGCGGACCCCTTTGTAGGCTCAGAGGGCAGGGGCCACTCCCCGCAAGGATACTGA
- the AGTRAP gene encoding type-1 angiotensin II receptor-associated protein isoform X5 has protein sequence MILLVHWLLTVWGCITFSGPYPWANFTVLAVGVWAVAQRDSIDAISLFLGGLAATVFLDIVHLSVFYQRTGFSDTQRFGAGMAILSLLLKPLSCCFVYHMYRERGGEHLLYTGFLGPSQERSDYQTIESPEVPADPFVGSEGRGHSPQGY, from the exons ATGATCCTGCTGGTTCACTGGCTGCTGACCGTCTG GGGCTGCATCACGTTCTCGGGGCCCTATCCCTGGGCCAACTTCACCGTCCTGGCCGTGGGCGTGTGGGCCGTGGCTCAGCGGGACTCCATCGATGCCATAAGCCTG TTTCTGGGCGGCTTGGCGGCCACCGTCTTCCTGGACATCGTCCACCTCAGCGTCTTCTACCAGCGGACGGGCTTCTCGGACACGCAGCGCTTCGGCGCGGGCATGGCCATCCTCAGCCTGCTGCTCAAGCCCCTGTCCTGCTGCTTCGTCTACCACATGTACCGGGAGCGCGGcggtgagcacctgctgtatacgG GTTTCCTTGGGCCGTCACAGGAGCGCAGTGACTACCAGACGATTGAGTCACCAGAGGTGCCCGCGGACCCCTTTGTAGGCTCAGAGGGCAGGGGCCACTCCCCGCAAGGATACTGA